A genome region from Sceloporus undulatus isolate JIND9_A2432 ecotype Alabama chromosome 1, SceUnd_v1.1, whole genome shotgun sequence includes the following:
- the LOC121926798 gene encoding transmembrane protein 151B-like — protein sequence MKRKRRTLSRKDDPGQVRETEEEEGQETPQQGQEEEEEEEKQQEQQRPVKQSLSSSMCRESHWKCLLLSILMYGCLGAVAWCQLTQVTKLSFDTSFKGKSMIYHDSPCSDGYVYIPLAFLTMLYVVYLVECWHCRAKSELQYKADVESVYDRIARMKQATPCIWWKAISYHFVRRTRQVTRYRNGDAYTTTQVYHERVNTHVAEAEFDYSHCGFKDISKELMGLEQYSATKLKFTKCFSFANTESENSYLTQRAHFFTEIEGLDDYMEVREGMKLKNIDFKELMMAYGDPDHLPWYISHYAFWVAALMMISWPLRVFIEYRTAYVHYHVEKLLGVEYRVPTVAEEPLYRYRIPRVSTQDSTELEWHICTNRQLIPSYSEAMLMDLTNSPTCNGYSMCRYSEITRGCQHCHHASSTSSIFSRHAFHSCSGNSQLSLNTSRFSLCRIHGSHRTGLWRSHSSSITDRGCQDEQCCSHSSQLAINENPPTYHDARFFPVLIVHRAEGQERRHFYLRRASCLETSL from the exons atgaagaggaagaggaggacactgTCAAGAAAGGATGATCCAGGGCAGGTGCgagagacagaggaagaggagggacaagAGACACCACAGCAAgggcaagaggaagaagaggaagaggaaaagcagcAAGAGCag CAGCGACCAGTCAAGCAATCTTTGAGTTCCTCTATGTGCAGAGAGTCCCACtggaagtgcctcctcctctccattcttATGTATGGCTGCCTGGGGGCTGTCGCTTGGTGCCAACTCACTCAAGTCACTAAGCTCAGTTTTGATACCTCTTTCAAAGGCAAATCTATGATCTACCATGACAGTCCTTGTTCTGATGGCTATGTGTATATTCCATTAGCCTTTCTCACAATGCTGTATGTGGTTTACCTGGTGGAGTGTTGGCATTGTCGTGCTAAAAGTGAACTTCAGTACAAGGCTGATGTGGAAAGTGTGTATGACCGAATTGCCAGAATGAAGCAGGCCACGCCATGTATATGGTGGAAAGCCATAAGTTACCATTTTGTCCGACGAACTCGGCAGGTGACTCGATACCGTAATGGGGATGCTTATACAACCACCCAGGTCTACCATGAACGAGTCAATACCCATGTGGCTGAAGCTGAATTTGACTATTCCCACTGTGGATTCAAGGACATCTCTAAGGAGCTCATGGGCCTGGAGCAGTATTCAGCTACAAAATTAAAGTTCACCAAATGTTTCAGTTTTGCCAACACAGAGTCTGAGAATTCTTACCTGACACAGAGAGCTCATTTCTTCACAGAGATTGAAGGGCTGGATGACTACATGGAGGTCAGAGAAGGAATGAAACTCAAAAACATAGACTTCAAGGAACTCATGATGGCCTATGGGGACCCAGATCATCTCCCATGGTACATCTCCCACTATGCTTTCTGGGTGGCTGCACTGATGATGATCTCATGGCCACTGAGAGTTTTCATAGAGTATCGGACTGCATATGTGCACTACCATGTGGAGAAGCTTCTTGGGGTCGAGTACAGAGTGCCCACTGTGGCAGAGGAGCCCTTGTACAGATATCGCATACCCAGGGTTAGCACTCAGGACAGCACTGAACTTGAGTGGCACATCTGCACCAATCGCCAGCTCATTCCCAGCTATTCAGAGGCCATGCTCATGGACCTTACAAATTCTCCCACATGCAATGGCTACTCCATGTGCAGATACAGTGAAATCACTCGTGGCTGTCAGCATTGCCATCATGCCTCTAGTACCTCTTCCATCTTTTCTCGCCATGCTTTCCACAGCTGCAGTGGAAATTCACAGCTCTCTCTGAACACCAGCCGCTTCTCCTTGTGCCGGATTCATGGCTCTCACAGGACAGGCCTCTGGAGAAGTCACAGCAGCAGTATCACTGACCGTGGCTGCCAGGATGAACAGTGCTGCTCCCACTCTAGCCAGCTGGCCATCAATGAAAATCCACCAACTTATCACGATGCTCGTTTTTTCCCTGTGCTAATTGTCCATAGGGCAGAAGGCCAGGAAAGGAGGCACTTCTACCTCCGCCGTGCATCCTGCTTGGAGACTTCACTGTGA